Sequence from the Ostrea edulis chromosome 8, xbOstEdul1.1, whole genome shotgun sequence genome:
AATATCCAACATCCTTCAGATGTCATTTCTGTGATGACCCATTAAGTATTACATGCATACAGATTTCACTTAAAAAGACTGATAATGTTGCTGTGTATATGATAATTCGTGATGTCTCCCTCACGTGCAGGGTAACAACTGTGCTTTCTCCCGCTAGAAGATAACTTCTAATGGCAAACTTCATAAACTTCAGCGTCAACATTAACGGTCACAAGTAACAATCGAGAGGAAACATATTTCCATTCTAATGCGATTTTGCAtttcacttgatgtttacgtcTTTGTCTTGAAATACGTTAcgaaatgtttacgtttgacgttatgtttttacgtcattctactgtgacgtcacaattgaaagcTTTCTCTCGTTTAACTTTCTCAAACCTCAATGATTTGCTTTCGTtaacatatatatctaataaatgtatgacaatgagtgtaaaacaaaataatgtatgtagttgagggtaacattgatttCACCCCTTGAAAACTATTGAATAGTTATTATGAGTTTCTGCAGAGAAAGTTATTGTGAATCTGTTGacgttttaaataaaaaaaagacaCATGGTACAAGTCAATAATTGTGTGATAGTTTTTCTAACGTTCAGATTTttcaggataataaaactattatggactgtttagcagggagacataaCAAATGATCAGGTCTGAGTAGGGTTATCAACCTCAGGCGTATAGGCACCCtcgggtgataaccctactaagacctgataatttgtgatgtctccctgctaaacagtccataattgtgTATTGTCTCCCTCCACGTGACCAGCCCTTGGCCAATGAAATTGACGGTATTATTCTGAAAGATAATAATTTGACATGTCTGTGGCAGAAAGATTCAGGGAAATGACATGCCCTTACAGTTTCTTTTCAACACCCAGGATCCGATTCTTTTTTAAATCACTAGCATACTAAACTTGAGACTTAAATCtgtatttcaaagcaaaaaaaaaaaaaaaaaaataaacaccgaaATTCATCttcatgtttattttttattcaggGATTTGTCTTTCAACGATATAACGATTATAGTGGATGGCGCATTCTTTGGATTGAGCGGCTTGCAATCACTGTACGTATTATTGTAACGATGATTGGATCTCAACATTAGCGTTTATTGTATCcattgaaatagtttattgAATTGCTTCAGATGCAATCGTGTAAATTGATTTAATGAGTAGGGCTTACAGTACTAGGACTAATATGATCGTGaatgtcaaatttcaaggtaTTTAGAGAAGGTTGATATCTACTCATATTGAACGTCAGTCTGAAATACAAAAAGTCCCATtaacaatcaatcatatctaCATTCAAAACATTATTATGCAACTTGGGGTTCTAAATACCAATGACAAGATTGTGGTATCGATGAATTTCTGTATTGCTATCTGTGAATAGCAGTGTGAACTCTTACTTGATTATCAAATATTCACCACCCCTTAGACACCATTCTATGATACCCATCATGTATTAGATACATACAGAGGACACTTATAAAACACTGATAACATTCCTATATAAATGATCATTTCaaatgtttgtataatggttcAGGCTATGTTCTGTTCATGAGACGTCTCGTTTTAGAtaccatatgaatgaaatcagCGTTCAGAATGATCTTTTCTGCATTGAATAGCACTTAAGCAATGTTAGTTTTGTAATACTGTCGAAGTACTTTTTTCCGCGCGGTATTAATTTACGCTACGTACGCGGTCACAAATTTTCCGCGGAAATTTATTCCAGCGTacttaaagtaaatgaaagaCATTAAGTGGCAATCTAAGAAATCCGCGCATTTTTCTACCCGCggaataaaaagaaattgtgaTTCCGCGGACTTATGAACCCGTGGAAAAAAGTACGTTTACAGTATTTGAGAGAAAATACCGAAAATAACTTAACAATGTAAACATTATTAATCGAATAAGAGCATTGGTTGATTTTGCAAGGAATTCAGTAACAGACATCTGCCCCGCAGAAACACATGCGACTTCTCCAAACAAATCATAATAACacagaattttattttcttctttatttagTGATTTCTCTTTAAATAAGATTACCAACATAGAGAATGGCGTATTTCTTGCACTGACCAGCTTACAGACAATGTAAGTATGCTTGTAACGATGATTTCATCAGGAAAcgcattttaaaagaaaagaacagtattaatgcaaggtgaagataacgaacagtgatcaatctcataactcctacaagcaatacaaaatagatagttgggcaaacacagatccctggacacacgagaggtgggatcaagtgcctagaaggagtaagcatctaaGTGATGATGAAGAGAATGAAACCAGTCTTATATAATTcttattgattaaaaaaattaacagttGTGGTGATTTGATTTGAATTCGTATGTGGTTTAAGTCTTCTTCTTTACGGATAACTAAACTTCATAAGCGTTAATATATCGAcattacaaaacaacagaaaatcaTATTTAACGTGATTTCATTGTATTTTAGAGAAATTTACTTGATATTTACTCATAGTGAATGTCCGACTGAAATACAAAAATTGTGTTTAAGAATGAATGagacatacatttaaaaaaaactaaggTGGAATTTGCCGTCCTGAGATAGCTGTGATCAGTTTATTTTGTGATTGAAGTGTTATATGttcttttttatatcaatattcattatcCCCTTAGACGTCATTTCTATGATGACCCACCACATATTAGACGCATAGAGCTGAGTAATACCAAattgatagttgggcaagcacagatccgggacacaccagaggtgggatcacgtgtctaggaggagtaagcacctccTGTAGACCggccacacctgccgtgagccttatagcttgatcaggtatacggaggtatccgtagtcaaaatcaatgtaccaCAAACGGTCTCTccatcagacaacatttgacccaatgataggttgagTTGgtaaagtagatcgttataacgagcatagaatttacgaaatgcaaaatatataaatgatcaacaggggatgcttattcctcctaggcacctgatcccaactctgatGTGtctaggggttcgtgtttgcgcaactatttttttttttgcctataggagttatgagattgatcactcttcatcatcttcaccttgcatataaatgataatttaaaaCGTTTGTGAAAAGGCTCATGCTGTGTTCTTTACATGAGATGAGATAACTTTAAGTCGTTTTTTAATACTATAGGAATGATATTAGTGTATATGAACGATCTTGGGTGCATTGAGTACCATTTAAACAATGTTAGTTTTGTGGTATTTGTGGGAAACACATAAATTAACTTTTTGTTAAGTATAGACAAAAAGAAGAACTGaaaatcaaaaacataacaCAGAATTCATCTTCATTTTTATTCACTTTTTTCTTGTTTTAGCGATTTGTCTTCAAATAAGATAACCAATGTAGAGAATGGCGCATTTCTTGGATTGACCAGCTTGCAATCACTGTAAGTATGTTTGTAACGATGATCAGTTAAAATTGTTATGACATGAGAGAATTTGGCAAGCACgtacccctagatataccacaggcgggattaggtgcctaggaggagtagggaTCCCCTGTGTATGGTCACACCCGCTATGAGTGTTATATCCCgatcagataaatggagtattccgtagtcaaaatcagtgtgccacgaaatGTCTAATAAGTCCGACCCAATCAGagtttgtattgacgaactagatcataataacgaccatagaatttgcgaaatgttgacatTAAACGAAATTGTTGACACCCCTGTAACaataacttgtttgtcagaacaatctcttgtgtatcgaatcaattgagatatatcAACTACATGCAAgtgatatttcaatattgttacatatatattgaaatttgacgatgaagaagacccgttcgcgccggtaagtgagaaagtttcacagtttactttcggaaggtcggtggtctcttctcaggtagattgtatctgggttttctcttctaccaataaaaactatgccccaccagataactgaaaaattgttgagtgtggcggaaaacagcaaaacaaaacgatggagaagctgaaattgacccgtttgtcataaagttgagttgctaATTTCCCGTTGATAattactttcaatagaatatctaaatatgaagaagaagtggacgactctgtagtgtcttttatttttaatttgagTTCACTTTGATATatagaatcgacatataaatgaaaatgatgattgttaataaataaaacttcGTCGATATATTAACATGTCGATTTAACAAGAGACCTTTTCTTCATGTAAAAACCTCTGAAATAAAATCTGCTTCATGAGATTATAAaaaaggtcagctaacaaaggagaaTGATTCGTACCCACTGGGATTTcaacagactattggaagacctgatcaccaaagactaagAAGGTGTTGTCAGTTCTGAGATATATCACAGtccattattttcatctttcatcAAATATAGTAAGCAGATAAAAAAAACTCATAATTGCGGGGAATAGGGAAacatatttttacttattaGCTTGATAACTTACGATTACGTTGGGATATTTAAAGTGTATTGCTGACTTCCTATAAAGTGGTTTGGGATTAGCAGAAAGTCATTCattattcattttgattaataGTTCATATGAGGGCAGGGgaactaatatacatgtacatggaccAAATGCAAAAACGGattgcgtatggtcagtttttaaatcgaggcaagctactgacaaacaagttcatggtgcatgggtttcaacagtctcgtttaaagtcagcatttcgcaaattctatggtccttaTAATGATCTACCTTGcccatacaacctatcattgggtcaaatgctgcctgacgtgtttcataccgattgttagaccgttcttggcacactgatttggactacggataactccgtgtacctgatcaagatatagggctcatggtgggtgtgatcggtcgacgggggatgcgtactcctcctaggcacctgaccccacctacGGTGTGTcaaagggtccgtgtttgcccaactttctatttaattttgtattgtgcATAGGAGTTGTGAGACTGATTACTGTTCgctatcctcacctttcataaaaCTAGGCGTTTTACAAGGGTAAGAGGAACAATAAAatacaattaaataaaattaaatgacaGCATGAcagaatattttattgatgaaggACAATTAGGGAATAAAAAACTGGGGTACTTGATCCAGTGTTTTAAACTGGAtttttttgcacttaagatttGCTCAAGATTTATGCCTTTATACATTTGTCGTCTGTTGGTGTCAGCATACCATCAACAGCAAAACCAAATGAAATAGGTACACAATCATGTTTTCTAACTatacaggtgaatacaaatgtaatattagtagaatgaaaatatataatgaccttttgatgaagataacgaacagtgatcaatctcataactcccataaaggtgaagataacgaacagtgatcaatctcataactcctacaaaatttgatattaatttcaaaattaaggattatctccctgatgcatagctcttatccttagacgaatttgattccactttttttggcaagctgttttttggctataatagctctaaaactccaTTGTtactttggatttcaaacattttggttgagcatcactgaagagacattatttgtcgaaatgcgcatctgttgcatcaaaattggtaccgtataagttttatataaaggtgaaaataacgaatagtgatcaatctcataagtcctataggcaatacaaaacagagttgggcaaacaagaaCCACTTTCTGCTTAATGCCAAAAAGTGGGACTAACTTTATGAGTTTGCATTAGTTTccataacaatgaaaataagcCTTGACTTATGATAACATCTGCATTTATGAATTATATAATGGACTAATATTTTGGTTTGAAGGTCTATTGGAGATAATCCGTTCCATTGTGATTGCTCTCTGGAAGCCTTTACACAATTCTTGCGAGGACGTCCGTCATACTTAAATAATCCACAATGCTCCACCCCTGGTGATCTGGCTGGCACAGAACTGATGAAGGTCTCATTTGAAGATATGGACTGCACGAAGCAGAACAACGTTTCATTGAAAAACATGGACTACACAGAACGGAACAAAATTCCACTTGAAGACATGGACTGCACAAACTCAAGTACAAGGGTGACTATGTTTATCGTGTCAAGTATTAATATTCTGTTATTCCATGTAGTCTGTAGATTTTGAGGTTAATAGACTTGAGTGTTCAAACTTGCATTGGATATCTTATTAGTATGGACTGGACTTTACTGATTTGTTTATAACTTTATGATATGCTTCCATGGCGTTATAAATGTTTGTAACACTTTTACTGAACTCAGATCAGCGGAGAAACTAACGACTGACACTTTGTTGTCCGAATTTGATTTTTGTGTTTGTACATTTGTAAATATcattgaaacattttattgcACATCAACCgttaatttcaaattatgttATTGATTTTTACGGACATTTTCCATTATTATTCTCACAATGTACTCTCTAGATATATTGGACCATTTTGCATCAGCAGAATCCTCATAAACAGTTTGTACCTTTGTTTTCTAGTCACTACAAGTTATGTCTGCTCTATGACAGCCAAATGGAaatcctgtaaaaaaaaaaaaaaacaagaaaaccTCATGATATTTTTGTATGAGATATATCACAATGTTAGAACgacctagttcgtcaatacaacctatcatgaGTCAAAGGTTATCTgatgtatttcataccgattgttaggtcgttcttgggaCACCGATTTTggttacggataactccgtttacctgatgcaTATATGGGGGGGggatggcgggtgtgactggtcgacaggggatgctttctcttcctaagcacctgatcccacctctagtatatccaggggtccatgctCGCCCATCActacattttgtattgcttataggagttatgagagtgatcattgttcgttatcttcaccttttagtCATATCATCAGAAATCgatttcatttatgaaaatacacGAAGGCAATGACATATTTTCTgaagtatgaaaagtttatttcttataaattTACATTCCACTTGCATTTCTGCCGCAATTTCCAGCCTTTAAACAGACGTATTATATTTGTCAAGGCAGGGGATGCTTGTTCCTTCTTacgaacctgatcccacctctggtgtgtacggggatccgtgtttgccgtACTC
This genomic interval carries:
- the LOC125662612 gene encoding slit homolog 2 protein-like isoform X1 → MYSWALWTLMLHTAIYSCVTGACTDRCSCDRAFTCDGTGVECGYQGLTRVPTDFPIDTCSMDLSSNDITTIEDGAFFGLSGLQSLDLSTNKITNIENGAFCGLTSLQSLDLSFNDITIIVDGAFFGLSGLQSLDFSLNKITNIENGVFLALTSLQTIDLSSNKITNVENGAFLGLTSLQSLSIGDNPFHCDCSLEAFTQFLRGRPSYLNNPQCSTPGDLAGTELMKVSFEDMDCTKQNNVSLKNMDYTERNKIPLEDMDCTNSSTRVTMFIVSSINILLFHVVCRF
- the LOC125662612 gene encoding slit homolog 2 protein-like isoform X2, with translation MYSWALWTLMLHTAIYSCVTGACTDRCSCDRAFTCDGTGVECGYQGLTRVPTDFPIDTCSMDLSSNDITTIEDGAFFGLSGLQSLDLSTNKITNIENGAFCGLTSLQSLDLSFNDITIIVDGAFFGLSGLQSLDFSLNKITNIENGVFLALTSLQTIDLSSNKITNVENGAFLGLTSLQSLSIGDNPFHCDCSLEAFTQFLRGRPSYLNNPQCSTPGDLAGTELMKVSFEDMDCTKQNNVSLKNMDYTERNKIPLEDMDCTNSSTRAGDACSFLRT